Part of the Gramella sp. Hel_I_59 genome, ATCATTCCTTTTTCTGAAGAGGACACTGCGATTAAGATTGCTAAGACTTTTAAATTATACCATACAAGAATTACCAGAGTAAAAGGAACCGCTGAAGCACCCATAAAAAGGAGTCTTCTGAGCTTCAGTTTTGAAGAAACTTCAGCTGAAATTGAAGATCTGATCATTGAAATATCCAGACATAATTACACTCCGGAATACATTAATCTAGTCAAAGATTTCTACCTGAAATTATAATTGCTTCTCAGTAAAGACTTGGTTACATTTGTTAGAAACACTACACAATGAAACCAGATCTATTCCAGGCTCCTGATTATTACCAGATTGACGACCTGCTATCAAGTGAACATAAAATGGTTCGCGACGCTACCCGTGAATTTGTAAAAAGAGAAGTCTCTCCAATCATAGAAGAAGCAGCACAAACTGCCACATTCCCGAAACAGATTTTAAAAGGCCTTGCTGAAATTGGCGCTTTTGGACCTTACATTCCTGAAGAATATGGAGGTGCAGGACTTGACCAGATTTCCTACGGACTTATCATGCAGGAAATTGAACGTGGAGACAGTGGGATTAGATCTACCGCTTCAGTGCAATCTTCCCTGGTGATGTATCCAATTTTCCAGTATGGAACTGAGGAACAACGGAAAAAGTATCTTCCAAAATTAGCTTCCGGAGAAATGGTTGGCTGTTTTGGTCTTACAGAACCAGATCATGGTTCTAATCCTGGAGGAATGACCACGAACTTTAAAGATATGGGGGATCACTATTTATTAAATGGTGCAAAGATGTGGATCTCAAACTCACCATTTGCAGACATTGGCGTTGTCTGGGCTAAAAATGAAGAAGGACGTATACATGGTCTGATCGTTGAACGTGGCATGGAAGGCTTCAGTACTCCTGAAACTCATAATAAATGGTCTTTAAGAGCCAGTGCTACCGGAGAATTGATATTTGACAATGTAAAGGTGCCAAAGGAAAATCTATTACCAAATAAATCTGGATTGGGAGCACCGCTTGGTTGCCTGGATTCGGCTAGATACGGTATCGCCTGGGGTGCTATTGGCGCCGCCATGGATTGTTACGATACTGCATTGCGTTATGCCAAGGAAAGAGAACAGTTTGGAGTGCCTATTGCCGCAAAACAATTGCAACAAAAAAAGCTAGCTGAAATGATCACTGAGATCACCAAAGCCCAGCTAATGGCCTGGAGACTTGGAACATTGAAAAATGAAGGTAAAGCCACCTCGGCACAGATCTCCATGGCAAAAAGGAATAATGTTGAAATGGCTATCAAAATAGCCCGGGAATCCAGACAAATTCTAGGTGGTATGGGAATTACCGGTGAATACAGCATAATGCGACATATGATGAACCTGGAAAGTGTGATTACTTATGAAGGAACTCACGATATTCATCTATTAATTACCGGGATGGATATTACAGGACATGCAGCTTTCTAAAATAGTAAAAATCATTAGAACCACCTTGACTTAAAATGGCCTTCGACAGGCTCAGTCCGGCTATAAGTGACACTTGATGCTGGTAAGCTAAAAAAATAAAATCCTATAACAAATCAAAACTAGGGCAGCGTTTGCAACGTTTGCCCTTTTTATATTTATCACAACATTTGGATTTTAGCGGTTTCGGCTTTTTCGCCACTACTCCATCCACCTGTAAATACTCTACAGATTTTTCAGAATAAAAGATTAGGACTGCATTTAATAGCATATTTCAAAGTACAGTTTTAAGCACAGGATTTAGTTAAACTAGCTGTAAAAACTGACTAATTTTTTTATAATATATAAGCTAGCTCTTACCTTTGCTGGAAAAATAACCCTATGATGATTAAAGAGATAAACGAAAGTTTAAAACCTCTAACCAACCAGTTAATTAATCATTCACTTTACCAGAAGATCGATAGTCCTGAACAACTGCAATTGTTTATGGAACACCATGTGTTTGCCGTTTGGGACTTCATGTCTTTACTGACTGCCCTTCAGGAAAAACTTACTAAAACCACCAATCCTTGGTTACCGGTAGGAGATCCGGAAACGAGATACCTGATCAATGAGATCGTTCTCGCCGAGGAAACCGATATCAACATGCAGGGTGAGCGACAAAGCCATTTTGAAATGTATCTGGATGCAATGACTGCCGCCGGGGCGAATAAGTCTAAAATCGAAGATCTTTTGATGCAGGCAACTCATGGCACTGATATATTTCTGATCATCGCGACCAGTAAATTACCAGTAAGCATCAAAAAATTCCTGAAGCATACTTTCGAAGTTGTTTATAGCCAGGAACCTCATAAGATCGCGTCAGCTTTCACCTTTGGACGTGAAGGACTAATTCCAGCTATGTTTACCTCTATCATAAGCAAAGTGCAGCAAAAGTTCCCTGAGGAAGATCTGAGTCTGTTCAAATACTACTTTGATCGCCATATTGAACTGGATGAAGATGAACATGGTCCAATGGCATTTAGAATGGTCGAGCAATTATGCGGAAATGATGATAAGAAGTGGCAGGAAGTAAAAGCCGTCGCTGAAAAGTCATTGCAAAGCAGAATAGAATTCTGGGACGGTATCGAAGCTGAAATTGAAGAGCGTAAAACGCTTCAAACAATCTAGAATTAGAAAAATTTATAGCAAAAAAGCCTGAAGTAAATTCTTCAGGCTTTTTTGTTATTCGGTTGTTGGAGCTATTCGAATCTCCAATCCTTCAAGTTCATCGGTAATAGGTATCTGGCAGCTAAGCCTGCTATTATCTTCCACATGAAATGCCTGGTCCAGCATATCTTCTTCCTCGTAACTCATTTCCGGAAGCATATGCTGATAATTGAGCATATAACATTGGCATGAAGCACACATCGCCATTCCACCACAAATCCCAATAGTACCTTCCGGAGCGAGCTCATAAGAGCGAATAACCTCCATAAGATTCATATTCATATCTGTTGGGGCATCGATAACATGAGCCTCGCCTTCACGGTCTATTATGGTGATCTTAACGTCAGACATTTAATTGCTTCTAATTTATACTTTTTACAACTTCTCTTTTAGCTTCTTTCTTACTTCCATCAAAACCACTAACTCCGCTTACAGTAGTATACTTCATCACATACTTCTTGTCTGGGTTAATGAGCTGGTAAGCACTTTGACACATGATTGCAGCTTCATGGAAACCACAAAGAATAAGCTTCAATTTTCCTTTATAGGTATTTACATCACCAATGGCATAAACCCCGGGAATGTTCGTTTGATAATCATAAGTATTATCAACCTTAATAGCATTTTTTTCTATTTCGAGTCCCCAGTCTCCAATTGGACCAAGTTTAGGTGACAGTCCAAAAAGTGGAATAAAATCATCTACTTCTTTGATCTCTTCTCCTCTTGCTTCATCTTTATGCCTTATTACTACAGCCTCAAGCTCATCTTTCCCCTGAAGATCTACAACTTCAGCATCAGTGATCAGATTTATCTTTCCGATTTTCGAAAGTTCATCAACTTTTTCTACGGAATCTAAAGCTCCCCTGAAATCTTTTCTTCTATGCACCAGAGAAACTTCTGAAGCAACATTTGATAAAAAGATACTCCAATCCAAAGCTGAATCTCCACCACCGGCGATCACTACTTTGCGATCGCGATATACTTCAGGATCACGAATAATATAAGCCACTCCTTTATCTTCAAAATCTTTGATAGAAGGAATTGGTGGTTTTCTAGGCTCGAAACTCCCCAGACCCCCAGCAATGACTACGACCGGCGCATGATGTTTTGTACCCTTACTGGTTGTAACGATAAAACTTCCATCTTCCTGTTTGTCTATGGTCTCCGCTCTCTCGCCTAAAGTGAATCCAGGCTCAAATGGCTTGATCTGCTCCATAAGATTATCAACCAGATCACCTGCAAGTACTTCAGGAAAACCAGGAATATCATAAATTGGCTTCTTCGGGTATATTTCTGAACACTGTCCTCCAGGTTGTGGAAGAGCATCGATCAGGTGACATTTCATCTTCAAGAGTCCGGCTTCAAAAACGGCGAATAATCCTGTTGGACCTGCACCGATAATGAGCATATCAGTTTTAATCATTCTTCAGCAAAATTTTAAAGGGTAGATCGATCTATATTTACCACTTTTTCTATTTGAGGCACATATTTCTTAATCGTCATTTCCACACCACTCTTCAGGGTCATTTGATTAACAGAACAGCCAACACAAGCTCCTTCAAGCTGTACTTTCACCAAACGATCATTTTCTTCTATAGATACAAGGGAAATATTCCCCCCATCGCTTTCAAGAAATGGACGAATTTCGGCAAGTGCCTTTTCAACATTTATTTTAACTTCTTCGCTTGTCATTTATTTTTTCTTAACCGCGCTACATCCTGCCATCGTTGTGATCTTAATAGCTTCTGTAGGAGGTAAATTTTTATTTCTGTTCACCGTTTCCTGCACCATATTTCGAGTGATTTCCTCGAATGCACTTTCCAACGGAGTAGCAGTTTGTAAAGCTGCCGGTCTTCCAATATCTCCAGATTCTCTAAGACTCTGTAGTAGCGGAATTTCTCCTAAAAATGGCACTTCCAGATCTGCTGCCAGATTTTTAGCACCTTCTTTTCCGAAGATATAGTATTTATTTTCAGGAAGTTCTTCCGGAGTGAAATAAGCCATATTCTC contains:
- a CDS encoding acyl-CoA dehydrogenase family protein, translating into MKPDLFQAPDYYQIDDLLSSEHKMVRDATREFVKREVSPIIEEAAQTATFPKQILKGLAEIGAFGPYIPEEYGGAGLDQISYGLIMQEIERGDSGIRSTASVQSSLVMYPIFQYGTEEQRKKYLPKLASGEMVGCFGLTEPDHGSNPGGMTTNFKDMGDHYLLNGAKMWISNSPFADIGVVWAKNEEGRIHGLIVERGMEGFSTPETHNKWSLRASATGELIFDNVKVPKENLLPNKSGLGAPLGCLDSARYGIAWGAIGAAMDCYDTALRYAKEREQFGVPIAAKQLQQKKLAEMITEITKAQLMAWRLGTLKNEGKATSAQISMAKRNNVEMAIKIARESRQILGGMGITGEYSIMRHMMNLESVITYEGTHDIHLLITGMDITGHAAF
- a CDS encoding DUF3050 domain-containing protein, which codes for MIKEINESLKPLTNQLINHSLYQKIDSPEQLQLFMEHHVFAVWDFMSLLTALQEKLTKTTNPWLPVGDPETRYLINEIVLAEETDINMQGERQSHFEMYLDAMTAAGANKSKIEDLLMQATHGTDIFLIIATSKLPVSIKKFLKHTFEVVYSQEPHKIASAFTFGREGLIPAMFTSIISKVQQKFPEEDLSLFKYYFDRHIELDEDEHGPMAFRMVEQLCGNDDKKWQEVKAVAEKSLQSRIEFWDGIEAEIEERKTLQTI
- a CDS encoding 2Fe-2S iron-sulfur cluster-binding protein, which gives rise to MSDVKITIIDREGEAHVIDAPTDMNMNLMEVIRSYELAPEGTIGICGGMAMCASCQCYMLNYQHMLPEMSYEEEDMLDQAFHVEDNSRLSCQIPITDELEGLEIRIAPTTE
- a CDS encoding NAD(P)/FAD-dependent oxidoreductase yields the protein MIKTDMLIIGAGPTGLFAVFEAGLLKMKCHLIDALPQPGGQCSEIYPKKPIYDIPGFPEVLAGDLVDNLMEQIKPFEPGFTLGERAETIDKQEDGSFIVTTSKGTKHHAPVVVIAGGLGSFEPRKPPIPSIKDFEDKGVAYIIRDPEVYRDRKVVIAGGGDSALDWSIFLSNVASEVSLVHRRKDFRGALDSVEKVDELSKIGKINLITDAEVVDLQGKDELEAVVIRHKDEARGEEIKEVDDFIPLFGLSPKLGPIGDWGLEIEKNAIKVDNTYDYQTNIPGVYAIGDVNTYKGKLKLILCGFHEAAIMCQSAYQLINPDKKYVMKYTTVSGVSGFDGSKKEAKREVVKSIN
- a CDS encoding NifU family protein: MTSEEVKINVEKALAEIRPFLESDGGNISLVSIEENDRLVKVQLEGACVGCSVNQMTLKSGVEMTIKKYVPQIEKVVNIDRSTL